The following coding sequences are from one Mycolicibacterium aichiense window:
- a CDS encoding serine/threonine-protein kinase, with protein sequence MPLADGQIVAGYTILRTLGAGGMGEVYLVQHPRLPRHDALKVLGSAVSADDEYRKRFNLEADMVATLSNRHIVTIYDRGEFDDKLWIAMEYIDGTDASRLLAERYPYGMPPAEVVRIITGVAEALDYAHSRGLLHRDVKPANILLGLPGTGDERVMLADFGIARWMGQSSDLTGTNMTVGTVAYAAPEQLKGEQIDGHADQYALAATAYHLLTGMPPFQHTNPAIVISQHLSSDPPAIGNKRPELACLSPVFAKALAKDAGKRYTRCIDFARALQQGIGTAERQTGATDVTSSAPVPGASVRAGAGRHARPESGPSRRRLLIPAILGAVVIIAGAAAGLSLLLGHRGVNTTTTAHTPAPPPAVSSRMDLPVVVIGANCAVLGAAAVSEKGAPAYCAHAAAGADPIVWSLQPEKLATGGSG encoded by the coding sequence ATGCCGTTAGCTGACGGCCAGATCGTCGCGGGTTACACCATCCTGCGGACACTGGGCGCCGGAGGGATGGGCGAGGTGTACCTCGTCCAGCACCCCCGGCTGCCCCGGCACGACGCACTCAAGGTGCTCGGTTCCGCGGTCAGCGCCGACGACGAATACCGCAAGCGGTTCAACCTCGAAGCCGACATGGTGGCCACGCTGTCGAACCGGCACATCGTGACGATCTACGACCGCGGCGAGTTCGACGACAAGCTGTGGATCGCGATGGAGTACATCGACGGCACCGACGCCTCCCGGCTGCTCGCCGAGCGTTACCCGTACGGGATGCCACCGGCCGAGGTGGTGCGGATCATCACCGGGGTCGCCGAAGCCCTGGACTACGCGCACAGTCGCGGACTGCTCCACCGCGACGTCAAACCCGCCAACATCCTTTTGGGTCTTCCCGGCACGGGTGACGAGCGAGTGATGCTCGCAGACTTCGGAATTGCCCGTTGGATGGGTCAGTCGAGCGATCTGACCGGAACCAATATGACCGTCGGAACCGTCGCCTACGCCGCCCCTGAACAACTCAAGGGCGAACAGATCGACGGTCATGCCGATCAGTACGCGCTGGCCGCGACGGCATACCACCTGCTGACCGGCATGCCGCCGTTCCAACACACCAATCCGGCGATCGTGATCAGCCAGCATCTGAGCTCCGATCCGCCCGCCATCGGCAACAAGAGGCCCGAACTCGCCTGCCTGAGCCCGGTTTTCGCCAAGGCGCTGGCCAAGGATGCCGGCAAGCGCTACACCCGCTGCATCGACTTCGCGCGAGCGCTGCAGCAGGGCATCGGCACCGCCGAACGGCAGACCGGTGCGACCGACGTGACGAGTTCGGCACCGGTGCCCGGTGCTTCGGTGAGGGCTGGTGCGGGTCGCCACGCCAGGCCGGAGTCCGGCCCGTCACGCCGGCGGCTGCTGATCCCGGCGATCCTGGGTGCGGTGGTGATCATCGCCGGTGCGGCCGCGGGCCTTTCGCTCCTGCTCGGTCACCGCGGTGTGAACACCACCACGACCGCACACACCCCGGCGCCACCGCCTGCGGTCTCGAGTCGGATGGATCTGCCGGTCGTGGTGATCGGCGCGAACTGTGCTGTCCTCGGCGCAGCCGCGGTCAGCGAGAAGGGCGCGCCTGCCTACTGCGCGCACGCGGCTGCCGGCGCCGATCCGATCGTGTGGTCGCTGCAGCCCGAGAAACTGGCGACCGGCGGCTCAGGCTAG
- a CDS encoding arabinosyltransferase domain-containing protein, giving the protein MPSDRADVTRIARLVAVVAGILGVLLCGVVPLLPVTQTTASIQWPQAPGPDGLVSDITAPLVSGAPQSLEVSIPCQAIATLPAEGGLVFSTIPPAGIDSSRNGLFVRANAATVVVAFRDTVAAVAPRPAIAAGGCRDLRIWAGPGGVGADFAGIPGATGTLAPEKKPQVAGVFTDLKVAAQPGLSAHIDIDTRFITSPSALKIAVMVLGIACVVASVVALGVLDRRAGRRVRGAWRRVFTARPATWVADVGVIGGLLLWHVVGAISSDDGYNLTIARVSGEAGYTANYFRYFGATEAPFDWYQSVLAHLAAISTAGVWMRLPATIAGIGTWLILSRCVLPRLGRRLSLNRVTVWTAGAVFLAAWLPFNNGLRPEPLIAFGVLAAWILVENAIATRRLVPAALAIVVAVFSVTLAPQGLIAIAPLLVGARAVARAIKARRGTDGLLAPLAALAASLSVIFVVVFRDQTLAAVAESARIKYVVGPTIAWYQDFLRYYFLTVEDNSESSLTRRFAVLVMMLCLFGMLAVLLRRGHVPGVAGGPVWRLLGSTAIGLLLLHFTPTKWAVQFGAFAGLAGALGAVTAFAFARVGLHNRRNLALYVTALLFVLAWATSGTNGWFYVGNYGVPWFDRQPVIAHQPVTTMFLGLAILSGLTAGWLHFRMDYAGHTEVKNTGRNRALASTPLLVFAIIMVLLEVGSMTKAFVQRYPAYTTAAANLSALKSGLSDTSCAMADDVLVEADPNAGMLQPVPGQKWGQYGPLGGDNPVGFTPNGISDTLEPAEPFVANPGTVNSDGSPNKPNAGIAFAAGTGGGYGPVGVNGSRVFLPFGLDPKTTPVMGSYNENTVAAKATSAWYQLPPRTPDRPLVTVAAAGAIWFYDEEGQFNYGQSLKLQWGVQRPDGSFQALNSVQPIDVIAQKAWRNLRFPLSWAPPEANVARIVADDPNLSTDQWFGFTPPRVPVLETAQQFLGSQTPVMMDIATAANFPCQRPFSEHLGVAELPEYRILPNLKQVVVSSNMWQSARAGGPFLFIQGLLTTATVPTYLRDDWYRDWGAIERYVRLVPSSEAPNAVIDQGTKTAFGWSRSGPIRALP; this is encoded by the coding sequence GTGCCAAGCGACAGAGCCGACGTCACCCGGATCGCCCGGCTCGTCGCCGTCGTAGCCGGAATCCTCGGTGTGCTGTTGTGCGGTGTGGTGCCGCTGCTGCCGGTCACGCAGACCACCGCCAGCATCCAGTGGCCGCAGGCGCCCGGCCCGGACGGCCTGGTCAGCGACATCACCGCGCCGCTGGTGTCCGGCGCACCGCAGTCGCTCGAGGTGTCGATCCCCTGCCAGGCCATCGCAACGCTGCCCGCCGAGGGCGGCCTGGTCTTCTCGACGATTCCGCCTGCGGGCATCGACTCCAGCCGCAACGGGCTGTTCGTGCGTGCCAACGCCGCCACCGTCGTCGTCGCGTTCCGTGACACCGTCGCCGCCGTGGCGCCCCGCCCAGCCATCGCCGCGGGCGGCTGCCGCGACCTGCGGATCTGGGCCGGGCCCGGCGGGGTGGGCGCCGACTTCGCCGGCATCCCCGGCGCCACCGGCACCCTCGCGCCGGAGAAAAAGCCACAGGTCGCCGGTGTCTTCACGGATCTGAAAGTCGCGGCGCAGCCGGGCCTGAGCGCCCATATCGACATCGACACCCGGTTCATCACCAGCCCCAGCGCACTCAAGATCGCGGTGATGGTGCTCGGTATCGCCTGTGTGGTCGCGTCGGTGGTCGCGCTCGGCGTGCTCGACCGGAGGGCAGGTCGTCGCGTCCGCGGAGCGTGGCGTCGGGTGTTCACAGCCCGCCCGGCCACCTGGGTGGCCGACGTCGGGGTGATCGGTGGGTTGCTGCTCTGGCATGTCGTCGGCGCCATCTCCTCCGACGACGGCTACAACCTCACGATCGCGCGGGTCTCCGGCGAAGCGGGCTACACCGCCAACTACTTCCGCTACTTCGGAGCCACCGAGGCGCCCTTCGACTGGTATCAGTCGGTGCTCGCCCACCTCGCCGCGATCAGCACCGCCGGCGTCTGGATGCGACTGCCCGCCACGATCGCCGGCATCGGCACCTGGCTGATCCTGAGCCGCTGTGTGCTGCCCCGGCTGGGCAGGCGGTTGTCGCTCAACCGGGTCACGGTATGGACCGCGGGCGCGGTGTTCCTGGCTGCGTGGTTGCCGTTCAACAACGGGCTGCGACCCGAACCGCTGATCGCGTTCGGCGTGCTGGCGGCGTGGATCCTGGTGGAGAACGCCATCGCCACCCGGCGGCTGGTTCCGGCAGCACTGGCGATCGTCGTCGCCGTCTTCAGTGTGACGCTCGCCCCGCAGGGCCTGATCGCGATCGCGCCGCTGCTCGTCGGGGCCCGCGCCGTCGCCCGGGCGATCAAAGCCCGCCGCGGTACCGACGGCCTGCTGGCGCCCCTGGCCGCGCTCGCCGCATCACTGTCGGTCATCTTCGTCGTCGTCTTCCGCGACCAGACCCTGGCGGCTGTCGCCGAATCCGCCCGCATCAAGTACGTGGTCGGCCCGACGATCGCCTGGTACCAGGACTTCCTGCGCTACTACTTCCTGACCGTCGAAGACAATTCGGAAAGCTCACTGACCCGCCGCTTCGCCGTCCTGGTCATGATGCTGTGCCTGTTCGGCATGCTGGCGGTGCTGCTGCGCCGCGGCCATGTGCCCGGGGTGGCCGGCGGCCCGGTGTGGCGGCTGCTCGGCAGCACCGCGATCGGCCTGCTGCTGCTGCACTTCACCCCGACCAAGTGGGCGGTGCAGTTCGGTGCGTTCGCCGGGCTGGCCGGGGCGCTGGGCGCGGTCACCGCGTTCGCCTTCGCCCGCGTCGGCTTGCACAACCGACGCAATCTCGCCCTCTACGTGACCGCCCTGCTCTTTGTCCTGGCGTGGGCGACGTCGGGCACCAACGGCTGGTTCTACGTCGGCAACTACGGCGTGCCCTGGTTCGACCGTCAGCCGGTGATCGCCCACCAGCCCGTGACGACGATGTTCCTCGGATTGGCGATCCTGTCCGGCCTGACCGCCGGCTGGCTGCACTTCCGGATGGACTACGCCGGGCACACCGAGGTCAAGAACACCGGCCGCAACCGGGCTCTGGCGTCGACTCCGCTGTTGGTCTTCGCGATCATCATGGTGCTGCTCGAGGTCGGCTCGATGACCAAGGCCTTTGTGCAGCGCTACCCCGCCTACACCACCGCCGCCGCCAACCTGTCCGCGCTGAAGTCGGGCCTGTCCGACACCAGCTGCGCGATGGCCGACGACGTTCTGGTCGAGGCGGACCCGAATGCCGGTATGTTGCAACCGGTTCCGGGTCAGAAGTGGGGTCAGTACGGGCCGCTCGGCGGGGACAACCCGGTCGGCTTCACGCCTAACGGCATCAGTGACACCCTGGAGCCGGCCGAGCCTTTTGTCGCCAACCCCGGCACCGTCAACTCCGACGGGTCACCCAACAAGCCCAACGCGGGCATCGCCTTCGCGGCAGGCACCGGCGGCGGGTACGGCCCGGTCGGCGTCAACGGCTCGCGGGTCTTCCTGCCGTTCGGGCTCGACCCGAAGACCACCCCGGTGATGGGCAGTTACAACGAGAACACCGTTGCGGCCAAGGCGACTTCGGCGTGGTACCAACTGCCGCCTCGCACCCCGGACCGGCCGCTGGTGACCGTCGCCGCCGCCGGCGCGATCTGGTTCTACGACGAAGAGGGCCAGTTCAACTACGGGCAGTCACTGAAGTTGCAGTGGGGTGTGCAGCGGCCGGACGGCAGCTTCCAGGCGCTGAACTCGGTGCAACCCATCGATGTGATCGCCCAAAAGGCTTGGCGCAACCTGCGTTTCCCGCTGTCGTGGGCACCGCCGGAGGCCAACGTCGCGCGCATCGTCGCCGACGACCCGAACCTGAGTACCGACCAGTGGTTCGGCTTCACCCCGCCGCGGGTGCCGGTGCTGGAGACCGCTCAGCAATTCCTCGGCTCGCAGACGCCGGTGATGATGGACATCGCCACCGCCGCGAACTTCCCGTGCCAGCGCCCGTTCTCCGAGCACCTCGGCGTCGCCGAACTGCCGGAGTACCGGATCCTGCCCAACCTCAAGCAGGTGGTGGTGTCGAGCAATATGTGGCAATCCGCGCGCGCCGGTGGACCGTTCCTGTTCATCCAGGGACTGTTGACCACGGCGACCGTCCCGACGTACCTGCGCGACGACTGGTATCGCGACTGGGGTGCGATCGAGCGATATGTCCGGCTGGTGCCGTCGTCGGAAGCGCCGAACGCCGTCATCGACCAGGGCACCAAGACGGCATTCGGCTGGAGCCGTAGCGGACCGATCAGGGCACTGCCATGA
- a CDS encoding arabinosyltransferase domain-containing protein encodes MTRDVNITRWVATVAGLVGFVLSVLTPLLPVEQTTATLNWPQAGQLNNVTAPLISQAPVSVTATVPCDVIRSMPPAGGLVLGLAPQKGKEAALNSLFVNVNAQRVDITDRNVVVASVPRARAVSAQCQRIEITSTTDGTFATFVGLNDPTTGKDLRSGFADPNLRPAIVGVFTDLVGPAPPGLTVSATIDTRFSTTPTVLKLAAMLLAMTATVIALVALWRLDRLDGRRMHSWIPQRWRTFTAVDVTVVAGFLIWHVIGANSSDDGYILQMARVADHAGYMSNYFRWFGSPEDPFGWFYNVLALMTHVSDASIWMRLPDLVCALVCWLLLSREVLPRLGPAVIASRPALWAAGLVLMAAWMPFNNGLRPEGQIATGALITYVLIERAVISGRLTPAALAIISAAFTLGIQPTGLIAVAALIAGGRPILRILVRRRALVGTWPLVLPLLAAGTIILTVVFADQTLATVLEATRIRTDIGPSQAWYTENLRYYYLILPTVDGSLSRRFGFLMTALSLFMSMFIMLRRKRVPGVARGPVWRLMGVIFATMFFLMFTPTKWVHHFGLFAAVGAAMAALATVLASPAVLRWSRNRMTVVTAVFFLLALCFATTNGWWYVSSYGAPFNNAMPKIAGITVSTIFFALFAVSAIYTTWLHFSTRDHGEGRIARAVTTAPIPVAAGFMVLVFIASMAAGVVRQYPTYSNAWANLRSFSGGCGLADDVLVEPDANAGFLTPLPGDYGPLGPLGGTNPVGFTPSGVPEHIVAEAIRMTNPQPGTDYDWDQPIKLDTPGVNGSTVPLPYGLDPARVPLAGSYFVGPQQDATLTSAWYQLPPNDNGHPLVVVTAAGTIAGLSVLNGFTDGQTIELEYGKPGPDGAPVPAGRVSPYDLGPAPSWRNLRYPRSEIPADATTVRIVAQDRSLSQGDWLAVTPPRVPELRSVQEFVGSTQPVLMDWAVGLAFPCQQPMLHANGVTEVPKFRITPDYTAKKQDTDTWEDGRNGGLLGITDLLLRAHVMSTYLSHDWGRDWGSLRQFETIVPAEPAQIELGTATRSGLWKPGPIRIKP; translated from the coding sequence ATGACGCGGGACGTGAACATCACCCGCTGGGTGGCCACGGTCGCCGGACTGGTGGGCTTCGTGCTGTCGGTGCTGACTCCGCTGCTGCCGGTGGAACAGACCACCGCGACGCTGAATTGGCCCCAGGCCGGTCAGCTGAATAACGTCACCGCACCGCTGATCTCGCAGGCACCGGTGTCGGTGACCGCGACGGTCCCCTGCGACGTCATCCGGTCCATGCCGCCCGCCGGCGGCCTGGTGCTGGGGCTCGCGCCACAGAAGGGCAAAGAGGCAGCGCTCAATTCGCTGTTCGTCAACGTCAACGCGCAACGCGTCGACATCACCGACCGCAATGTGGTGGTCGCGAGCGTGCCGCGCGCGCGGGCGGTCTCCGCTCAGTGTCAGCGCATCGAGATCACCTCGACGACGGACGGGACATTCGCCACGTTCGTCGGGTTGAACGATCCGACCACAGGCAAGGATCTGCGCAGCGGGTTTGCCGACCCCAACCTGCGGCCGGCGATCGTCGGAGTGTTCACCGATCTGGTCGGTCCGGCGCCGCCGGGGCTGACCGTCTCGGCGACGATCGACACCCGGTTCTCCACAACGCCAACGGTGTTGAAGCTGGCCGCGATGTTGCTGGCGATGACCGCAACCGTGATCGCGCTGGTGGCCCTGTGGCGGCTGGACCGCCTCGACGGGCGCCGCATGCACTCCTGGATTCCACAGCGCTGGCGCACCTTCACCGCGGTCGACGTGACCGTGGTGGCGGGATTCCTGATCTGGCATGTGATCGGAGCCAACTCCTCCGACGACGGCTACATCCTGCAGATGGCCCGCGTCGCCGACCACGCCGGCTACATGTCGAACTACTTCCGCTGGTTCGGCAGCCCCGAAGACCCGTTCGGCTGGTTCTACAACGTGCTGGCGCTGATGACCCACGTCAGCGACGCCAGCATCTGGATGCGCTTGCCGGACTTGGTCTGTGCGCTGGTCTGCTGGCTGCTGCTGTCCCGCGAGGTGCTGCCCCGGCTGGGCCCCGCCGTGATCGCCAGCCGGCCAGCGCTGTGGGCCGCGGGCCTGGTGTTGATGGCGGCGTGGATGCCGTTCAACAACGGCCTGCGCCCCGAGGGCCAGATCGCGACCGGCGCTCTGATCACCTATGTACTCATCGAACGCGCGGTGATCTCCGGCCGGCTGACTCCGGCGGCGCTGGCGATCATCAGCGCGGCGTTCACCCTCGGTATCCAGCCCACCGGCCTGATCGCCGTCGCCGCGTTGATCGCCGGTGGCCGGCCGATCCTGCGAATCCTGGTGCGCAGGCGCGCACTGGTGGGCACCTGGCCGCTGGTGCTGCCACTGCTGGCCGCAGGCACCATCATCCTGACCGTTGTCTTCGCCGACCAGACCCTGGCAACGGTGTTGGAAGCCACCAGGATTCGCACCGATATCGGACCCAGCCAGGCCTGGTACACCGAAAACCTGCGCTACTACTACCTGATCCTGCCGACCGTGGACGGCTCGCTGTCACGACGGTTCGGCTTCCTGATGACCGCGCTGTCGCTGTTCATGTCGATGTTCATCATGTTGCGCCGCAAGCGTGTTCCCGGGGTGGCCCGTGGACCGGTGTGGCGGCTGATGGGCGTCATCTTCGCGACGATGTTCTTCCTGATGTTCACCCCGACCAAGTGGGTGCATCACTTCGGGCTGTTCGCCGCGGTCGGTGCGGCCATGGCTGCGCTGGCCACCGTGCTCGCCTCACCGGCGGTGCTGCGCTGGTCGCGCAACCGGATGACCGTCGTCACCGCGGTGTTCTTCCTGCTGGCGTTGTGCTTCGCCACCACCAACGGCTGGTGGTATGTGTCCAGCTACGGCGCGCCGTTCAACAACGCCATGCCGAAGATCGCCGGAATCACGGTCAGCACAATATTTTTCGCATTGTTCGCGGTCTCGGCTATCTACACGACCTGGCTGCACTTCAGCACCCGTGACCACGGCGAGGGCCGCATTGCCCGGGCCGTGACCACCGCCCCGATCCCGGTGGCGGCCGGATTCATGGTCCTGGTGTTCATCGCCTCGATGGCCGCGGGCGTGGTGCGCCAGTACCCGACCTACTCGAACGCCTGGGCCAACCTGCGATCGTTCTCCGGCGGTTGCGGACTGGCCGACGACGTCTTGGTGGAACCGGACGCCAACGCGGGATTTCTGACCCCGCTGCCCGGCGACTACGGGCCGCTCGGCCCACTGGGCGGCACCAACCCGGTTGGCTTCACGCCCAGCGGCGTGCCGGAACACATTGTGGCCGAGGCGATCCGGATGACCAATCCGCAACCCGGCACGGATTACGACTGGGATCAGCCGATCAAGCTGGACACGCCGGGGGTCAACGGTTCGACCGTGCCCTTGCCCTACGGCCTCGACCCGGCGCGCGTTCCGCTGGCAGGCAGCTACTTCGTCGGCCCGCAGCAGGACGCCACGCTGACCTCCGCGTGGTATCAGTTGCCGCCCAACGACAATGGTCATCCCCTGGTCGTCGTCACCGCCGCAGGCACCATCGCGGGACTCAGCGTGCTCAACGGCTTCACCGACGGGCAGACCATCGAGCTGGAGTACGGCAAGCCCGGACCGGACGGCGCCCCGGTGCCCGCCGGCCGGGTCAGCCCCTACGACCTCGGTCCGGCACCGTCATGGCGCAACCTGCGCTATCCGCGCTCGGAGATCCCGGCCGATGCCACCACCGTGCGCATCGTGGCGCAGGACCGCTCCCTGTCGCAGGGCGACTGGCTGGCCGTGACTCCGCCGCGGGTGCCCGAGCTGCGGTCGGTTCAGGAGTTCGTCGGTTCCACCCAGCCGGTGTTGATGGACTGGGCGGTGGGCCTGGCGTTCCCGTGCCAGCAGCCGATGCTGCACGCCAACGGCGTCACCGAGGTGCCGAAGTTCCGGATCACCCCGGACTACACCGCCAAGAAGCAGGACACCGACACCTGGGAGGACGGTCGTAACGGCGGTCTGCTCGGAATCACCGACCTGCTGCTGCGCGCGCACGTCATGTCGACCTATCTGTCGCATGACTGGGGCCGCGACTGGGGTTCGCTGCGCCAGTTCGAGACGATCGTTCCCGCCGAGCCCGCCCAGATCGAGCTGGGCACGGCAACGCGCAGCGGCCTGTGGAAGCCGGGACCCATCAGGATCAAGCCGTAA
- a CDS encoding APC family permease, translating into MAEDAAIVDPLMHGLRSKGLKKGSVSLVGAVAIGLAATAPAYSLTGALGHGAEESGYQLPIVFIIAVIPMYFVALAYKHLTDAAPDAGTVFTWGSKAIAPHIGWMGGFALVLSSILAGVGAAGILTNAAAVLVGMDSSPVWFDIIVATGFILLTTWLVARGAEESSRTTLILTIIQYGGLLLFAIIMIIPVFRGGQSASAESFSWEWFNPFAIHDFSGLLGGFLVAIFIFWGFDASLAMSEETSGTSADAGRSGVTAILITVATYVIFSVAALAFAGIDPNSDTSLTHEGNVDDVFTTLATQSIGERGAMLAALVVGLSAFSATMSTVMPTARGLLSMATYRALPDRFASVSEASSTPKYATWVIGVTSLVIYCVLDVVSDSVVSDSVYSVGIAIMTYYSVVAISSVVYFWRTAFRSWRTAMGQVILPGIGALILIPVGVVEAYLMADPSTGSGGSLLGIGTAFVVGVLSLAFGVVLMILWNLKAPAFFRGQTLPRERS; encoded by the coding sequence ATGGCCGAAGACGCAGCAATCGTCGATCCGTTGATGCACGGCCTGCGCTCCAAAGGCCTCAAGAAGGGATCCGTCTCCCTCGTGGGAGCGGTCGCCATCGGTCTGGCGGCCACCGCTCCGGCCTATTCGCTGACCGGTGCACTCGGGCACGGCGCGGAGGAATCGGGCTATCAGCTCCCCATCGTCTTCATCATCGCCGTGATCCCGATGTACTTCGTCGCACTGGCCTACAAGCACCTCACCGACGCCGCACCGGATGCCGGCACCGTGTTCACCTGGGGCTCCAAGGCGATCGCCCCGCACATCGGCTGGATGGGCGGTTTCGCGCTGGTGCTGTCGTCGATCCTGGCCGGTGTCGGCGCCGCCGGGATCCTGACCAACGCCGCCGCGGTGCTGGTGGGCATGGACTCCTCGCCGGTGTGGTTCGACATCATCGTCGCCACGGGATTCATCCTGCTGACAACGTGGCTGGTGGCCCGCGGTGCCGAAGAATCATCCCGCACCACCCTGATCCTGACGATCATCCAGTATGGCGGGCTGCTGCTGTTCGCGATCATCATGATCATCCCGGTATTCCGCGGTGGGCAGAGCGCAAGCGCTGAGTCGTTCTCCTGGGAGTGGTTCAACCCGTTCGCAATTCACGACTTCAGCGGTCTACTGGGCGGCTTCCTGGTGGCTATCTTCATCTTCTGGGGTTTCGACGCCTCACTGGCGATGTCCGAGGAAACCTCCGGAACGTCGGCCGACGCCGGTCGCAGCGGCGTCACCGCGATCCTGATCACGGTTGCCACCTACGTGATCTTCTCCGTCGCGGCGCTGGCGTTCGCCGGTATCGACCCGAACAGTGACACGAGCCTGACTCACGAGGGCAACGTCGACGACGTGTTCACCACGCTGGCCACCCAGTCCATCGGCGAACGCGGCGCGATGCTGGCAGCGCTGGTGGTCGGGTTGTCCGCGTTCTCGGCGACGATGTCCACCGTGATGCCGACGGCTCGCGGGCTGTTGTCGATGGCGACCTACCGGGCGTTGCCGGACCGGTTCGCCTCGGTGAGCGAAGCGAGCTCGACGCCCAAGTACGCGACCTGGGTGATCGGCGTGACCAGCCTGGTGATCTATTGCGTGCTGGATGTGGTCAGCGACAGCGTGGTGTCGGATTCGGTTTACAGCGTGGGCATCGCGATCATGACGTACTACTCCGTGGTGGCGATCTCCTCGGTGGTGTACTTCTGGCGCACCGCTTTTCGTTCGTGGCGCACGGCGATGGGGCAGGTGATCCTGCCCGGCATCGGTGCGTTGATCCTGATCCCGGTGGGCGTCGTCGAGGCGTACCTGATGGCCGATCCGAGCACAGGTTCGGGCGGTTCCCTGCTGGGCATCGGCACCGCGTTCGTCGTCGGCGTGCTCAGCCTGGCGTTCGGTGTGGTGCTGATGATCCTGTGGAACCTCAAGGCTCCGGCCTTCTTCCGCGGCCAGACGCTGCCCAGAGAACGCAGTTAG
- a CDS encoding SCO6745 family protein — translation MSDIDVESIRTAGAAIGEAISVFMLNPDTFEKSLAAGYPDPFAAYFAGRGGVLGDATGTTVTAVFAVFEPNLARSCWENGVAVHPASESCRLYWDQLAEFGRTYLAGAEGLDRVAELGEKVIAGAPEPGLPLYAGWRAMPLADDAPARALQVMMVLRELRAAVHFNALTISGLSPVEAHILNHGTDYAAFMGWQPPYVDAAGKEDVYDQVEDLTNRRMAQIYESALTAAEADELARLSVAALATLKASAPAPVGA, via the coding sequence ATGAGCGATATCGACGTCGAATCGATCCGGACCGCCGGGGCGGCCATCGGCGAGGCCATCAGCGTGTTCATGCTCAACCCGGACACCTTCGAAAAGAGTCTCGCGGCCGGCTATCCGGACCCGTTCGCCGCGTACTTCGCCGGCCGCGGCGGCGTCCTCGGCGACGCCACCGGCACCACGGTCACCGCGGTGTTCGCCGTCTTCGAACCGAACCTTGCGCGGTCGTGCTGGGAGAACGGCGTCGCGGTGCACCCCGCGTCGGAAAGTTGCCGGCTCTACTGGGATCAGCTCGCCGAGTTCGGCAGGACCTACCTCGCCGGGGCCGAGGGGCTGGACCGCGTCGCCGAGCTGGGGGAGAAGGTCATCGCCGGCGCCCCCGAACCCGGCCTGCCGCTGTATGCGGGCTGGCGGGCCATGCCGCTGGCCGACGACGCTCCCGCACGCGCCCTCCAGGTGATGATGGTGCTACGGGAACTGCGTGCCGCCGTGCACTTCAACGCCCTGACGATCTCCGGGCTGAGCCCCGTCGAGGCGCACATCCTCAATCACGGCACGGACTACGCCGCGTTCATGGGCTGGCAGCCGCCGTACGTCGACGCTGCCGGCAAGGAAGACGTCTACGACCAGGTCGAGGACCTCACAAACCGTCGGATGGCGCAGATCTACGAGTCGGCGCTGACGGCGGCCGAGGCCGACGAGCTGGCCCGGTTGAGCGTGGCCGCGCTGGCGACGTTGAAGGCCAGCGCACCGGCCCCCGTCGGCGCCTGA